The Papaver somniferum cultivar HN1 unplaced genomic scaffold, ASM357369v1 unplaced-scaffold_75, whole genome shotgun sequence genome includes the window GAAAACAGTTCGAGTGATCAGTTTTAAGCACGCTACAACTATGATTCGATAAATACTGTTCTCTCATGTCCTACTTGAGCAGATTTGACAAAATTTGCCAAAGAAGGTAGTCATGTCAATGGTTGTAGTAAAGCTACGATGAACCATCCTTGTAGCAAGAACCGTTGTACTGTCCACAATGGTAGGTACATTGTGGGCCAATGTGATAACAGTCCATTTCTCAGATTCAGTCCTTACAATATTCTAGAGAATGGAGTCCGTTGCTGCCGAGAAATGCAGTGCCATCATCACAATGGCTCACAGAATGCCTGCCTCCTCCTTAACAGAGCAAGCCCCAGACAGAATAATTTTCCTGATGCTCCTGTTTACACCACTCAGTTAAAACTGCACATGCTTAAAGATCATAAAAATTGCCTGGCTCCTCcatgaaaaacaaaattaaaaaaacgaTAGAGATTGATAGTTGGCTTAGAATTGCTATACTCAATTAGCTTCAACTGGTTTCGGCAATAACTTTCCAAAGTCAATCTAGAAGAGGTTTTACATTTAACAGGAAAAATTACTTTAATGTGTCCTTTATCAGTACCGGTCTCTGTAATCAAGGTCACAAAATGCTCGAATAGCAGACAACACAACAATATATTATATTAAGCTGCATGTTGGATTTCCCCACCTGACATCAACTGGTAGGAAAAATAGTAACTGTTCAACCTACACATAATGATGATGTATTACTTGTCAATTTCAGGTAACATATACTTCAATTTGCATGAGAGGAAATCCAGATTTTCCTCAGTGGTTCATGAAAAACAAACTTTTACCAAACAAAAGTTGGCCTTTCGAGAACTCAAGTGCACTTGCTAGTAAATAATAACAGTTTTAGTTACTACCTCAGTGAACATTGGTGAGTAACACTAGTAACATAGCCCTCTAACAAAAGCTAGTTGAAAATCCAATTTCCCAGAAAAAGCAAATCCTATCCAAATGCTGCATATCATGTCCAAATATAAGTTTTCTTCAAAGATGATTGAAGCAGCTTCTCATATAAGTTGGTTGATTTTGAGGCAGTTGAAactaaaaatacaaaagaaaccaGCATCTTGAACAAGTAAGACTGTCTTCCCCGATAGAGCTCCATTATGTATTCCTAAAAAACCCCAATTAAATTTCAGTAAGAGCCACAGTGAAAAcataaaaaacaaagtaaaatagAAAAGGGGGATCACATTGAATATGCTCAGCAAGTAGTGCCACAGTACAAATCTAAACTAGTGATGGAGAGAAAACAAATGAGATCATTAATTACATTGAATATGCTCAGGAAGGATCCGCCTTCTGCCTCTTCCACTTGTGTGCAGCTTCCAATATCTTAAGATACGGCTCCGAAGTTTCCTCGGAAAATGTGTACTCGTAATACTCCTCATAGGCCGTGGGATCCCCGTCTGAAGAAATCTCCTTCCTCTTCTTGAGCTTCTTCGGCAACTTTTTCTGCACTAAACTTGTATCTCCAATACTGCCAAATTCGCTCTCCATACTCAGCCACTCCTCCAAAAGCAGAGCTCTCTCCTCTTTAAGCTCAGGTGCATTTTCTCTGTAGTGTTTGAGGGCTCTCTCTAAAATCTCTCTAGCTTTATCAAGACGTTGTTTCTTCTGCTCTAGAAGGTTTCCACTGCCTTCTTCTCCATGATTCTCATCTTCCTTCTCAATAGGAGTGAATGCTTCAAAGTTAGCATAGCTTTCCCACACTTTGTAATGAGTCGAGCGAATTAGCAGCTTCTCATATAGTGCTCCGGCATTTGCAAATTTACGCTCTGAAATCTCAAAGTCAATGTATGCCTTCCACAACAATTCTGGCTTATCCAAGTGAAGTTGTTTTGTTGCAAGCTCAAAAATTGCTCTGGTCCGCTCAGTCTCACCCAAAGACATATCGAATTTAGCGAATTTGATCCAAGCACAACAGTTTTCTGGAGCCCAGTCCAAGTACTTCGCATACAGGGTTCGACAACGATCCATGTTGCCAAGTTGGAACTCAATCTCAATATATTTCTTAAATATCTTATCTTTAGGTGCCACTCCAATTGCATTGCCTAATATTTTTCTTGCAGCCGTGAGATTTTTCTGCCGTATCTCAAATTGTGCCGCCATAAGCCAAATTTTTGCGAACGAGAATCTCTTGTGAGGTATCAGCTTAAGACACTTCATGTAAACTTCTCTTGTTCGATCCATGTCTTGAGCATCAAGCTCTTCATACAGAGCATAATTAATCCAAAAGCAAATGTACCGTTGCCAATACCGTTTCTCCTCAGCTGGAGGAACAGGCAAACCTATCAATCTCACcgtttttcatctcaaatttggCAAACTCAATATAAACGCTACTAACTCTAGGATAGTTTTCTACAAGCCTCAAAAACAAATTTCTAGCTCTATCAATTTCATCGTAACGAATTTCAAACTTAATATAAGATAACCAATTACCTAGATCAGGCGTCATCCAATCAATCCACCTTTCGAAAATCTGTCTCACTCCCGCCACATTCCCAAGCTTCTCCTCCAAATGTATATACTTATACCACAACTGATCGGTCATCGGCAACAGCCTAATTGCACGTTCCCATACATTCCTTGCATGATTAATACACTTATTCCGCATCTCAAATTCAGCATACTTCAGCCAAATCGTTTGATTCTTAGAATCAGATTCTATAGCTCGTTCGTAAATTGATCTTGCTCGTTTAAGATCTTTCTGTGCTGATTCTTCTTCCCATTGTGCTTATTGTAGCCAAATACTACTTGAATTCTTCCCTCTCCTACTGCTACGAATCAAATCTTCGTAGTGTTTTCTTTTGTGGAAATTATAATCGGATAATTCAGTTGAATCGGTGATTTTGTGGTTCTGTCGTGGTCGGAAATCTGAGTCTTGTTGTAGTTCTCGTGCTTCACGGAGGATATGAGCGGCGGTTATCTGAATTGGTGCTGGATTTTTGTTTTTGACTCTCGGCGGCATTGTTTGAGATTTTTGCctgaaagaaaaaagaatgatcaaaccctaggagagagaaaatcttagAATGCTAGGATAAAGTTCTTGTCCCTATATTTGTTTTATGGGCTTATATAAGAGGCTTCTGCTTTCCAAATTTTACTCGGCTTCTAATTTACATGGGGTTAGTCCTCCAGTGATTCCTGGgaagttgagtgtattttaaatctcagaaattttgagagagtttgagagagtgtggggagtttgagagagtttggtgtttttgagttcagggagtctgggggagtgtagggagtttgagagagtttattagagggagtttgggggagtttgagagagttcactcctaactcattgtcttttaagaaacaataaatcctcatttgcaaataacattgatctttaatcaaaagaaaaaaaataaatgaaaatgatcatatctctgtaacaatagtatgttattttgtgcaatgagataatttttttccccttcaatttaacggtctccatacaattctaactccctttatttatttctgaaattagggttcttatttggggtggttaagggagtagtggttggttataggtggtgatggtagtggtgagaaaatagttttgacggtggttgcagaagtggtaatgtaattcaactcagggaagcgctaattgtGAAGACTTCTACATTTTGTTTTGTTGGTGCATCTTACGGGATATGTAgatctaaacaaatctatatatccacacgttttcatggactctagatcactatcctaatattttcctagaaatgtttcaccgtatcataatggccatcatctgataatcatttcatcatgttgggaacaacatttttgtttctgagatttgagaaatccgtatgatttgaaaagaaagattttgaaccaaatttggttgtgagaccaaaatacactaaaatctctactcttttgagagatttgttgtgagaccaaaatacactaaaaactccttcaaactccccaaagaaaccaactccctaatattgtagggttttatgactaacatggagttcaagagctttttttaaactccccagcgactaacaggtattttctagggagtttaggagactcctctaaactcccccacgactaacagggatttggagagactccctcaaactccctcaggactaacaggagaaaacccaaatacattaaaatctctcgaactctcccacgactaacccgttgttatttttttatttttttattttgtaagagGTGAGTAAAATATCCAAACTCATGGATTTTATCCGATCCGAACCTGgttagcaattcggggtacggGTAGTAGTTCGGGACGACATATGTATGGGAATTATACGGATTTAGATATGTCGGgtcggtcaaaaatccggtcaacggttcgttgttCGGACAGTAGTTCGGAACGACATGCGCACGTgcatattcgttttataaatgtgagtttggcacttaaaattcggcttacatatatgataaatcgataagtattatgaccttattacgagactaattttatttgtatatgatttataagatggaaaaaaacATTTTAGCATGATTATTTAAAAAGAAGTAAACAATTCAACCGCATAAATGTATTAAACAACTAGTTTATAGACTGttaaacaaaaatcaacacataaatactggttaaacaactaccaataGAAAATTTTAAATGATTAATTGTATTTAAATGTAAAGtataaacaaaatcaaacaaagtgatagttcggaaatatcattcggattcggtcagttcGGATACATTTGCGAATCGTTCGTGAGATACATATAATCCGGGAACTAGGTTCAGGATTCAAATAGTACGAAAGTATCATTTGGATTCGAtcagttcggatacgttcgccaatcattcgggaatgattcggagaattactaactaggatccGAATCGCATTTTAGCGGGTGGACACACGGTTCGTTTCTTAACAGATTAGATGCGGAAGAATTTTTGAAACCGATCATTTTACGTGTTGGAAGCGGGTGGAACATCACCCATTAGATCGAATACCCGACCACAAGAGTAACGTCAGTACGTATATGAAGATTATCATACAAAATTGGTAGCTAAGATACATAGTCTCCCATTGAGATGCATTGAAATTCCTTAAAGATGTAAAATTATATTTTTGGTTGTTGGAAAGACATTatgttattacttttgttatGTTAATTACCAATATTTCAGTAATCTAAGTTTCAAAACTAagttatatttttcattttcgaCATTTACTTGATTTCGTCCATATCTTTTTTGAATCCGCAAATCCATCCGCTCATATGTTCACCCGCGGATGTCAAATTCAGATGGTAATCGTTTAAACTTGGATGAAAATCTCAAATCCGCCATTTAGACAGATTGGATGCAGGTGACACCAAATCCTCTCCCACTCATGCGTTTCAATGCTTAAAACAAGAAGGTTATATAAAAAATTACTACTAAGTTTGGGCCTAGGAATATTATTTGAGGCCTATAGATTATTTCATCTACCCATATAAAGAGATACGGGATATTTAAATTTGCTGAAATTACCAATTTACCATACATTAAATGTACATACTACTAATTTATCCTCTTCAAAtcctaataaaaaaaacaaaaaaaaacttaaacctaattCCTTTATATCCCCATCTTCACTTCAACCGGTTCCTCTTCCTTTCTtctcccttttttttttcatttgcaaaCGAAAACATCGTCGATCATCGACGATCCAAAAGACGACATTTCTTTTTTCTATAAAATCATGAAACAAACACGAGTAAAGAAAGCCACTAACAGAACTCTTCCTAGTTTGGAAGGTCCCTAATTTTGTCAAGAGATTCGAAACAAACCGAAGAAGAAATTGGTTGAAGAAGACGAACTATAAAATGAGGAAATAACTCGAAttaggtacttttctatcaactcAATCCTCTAAATTAGATTTTATAACATGCAGTCGCTCAAAAATGGAAAATTTCGAAATCAAATTTCTTTGGGCTTACCAAAATCGGTTAACGTAAATATTCACATGTTAGGATTCAGACTTTATATGTCTATCGAGTAAACTGATTCTTGTAAGAAAAAATTCccattatttatgttttttttcatgttagaatcggattacacgAGCATTCATAAAAACTTATTGTTGTTGCGcaatagagctggcaaacgggcgggacggggctggcttgtgaccaacccgcgggttacgggttaatacaagcctaagcttgcgggttgaaattcttcacgggtggtcatttatccaacccgtgcccgtcccgggtaaagctcgcgggttcacgggtgctcacgggttacctggtttttgttgagtcaactcgccagaaatcgatttctgggctattttcttccacattcaggccatctaaagttcctttcctacaagctacaacctaagtatctaacattcatccaattcatttggtatatcaattcaaaaactcaaaattgcaaaactaaactaattttgcatttaaaGAAACACAGACACATATACTATCatactagtcattagtagtttactttagtacttaagtactttagttacagttacacagtacttcatcagttcatgatgataattgataaataatgaaaataaacttTCGAGACCGAGACTGTAGATACCATTGTTTCTaatttgtatcaccaagtgcgacaatattaataaccacttcctgcacaaaatatatattgtgtggttaatcaaaaaaagtgttaactatcaaaaaaacatctccaatctcttttctatgcaATATTTGGAGATACTGGTAAGTTGCAAGTCATTGAAAACTACAACCACATACAATTTCATGATAATTAACAGTTGTTTAAGTTGCAAGTCATTGAAAAGAACAGGGTGAAGGGAAGGTACACACTACCATAAATGAACCTAACTATAGAGCACTGTGATGTGTATGATAAACAGAAGCAGCGTAAAAGAACAAAACAGAGGAATGGTTACAAGAATGCCTGTAATATACCTCTTCGGCAGTTAATACTTACACTAAACCAATTATAAAAGTTGGAATTACATTTCCATCACAACAAATCCATTGTCACATTGCATAATGCTAAAAACCAAATTGGACACTTCACATAAAAAAAATTCACAATAGTCTACAACTGTGGCTACTAACTGGTTAAACCACTAATACACAAAGCATAGAGATCCTAGTAGTATGCATGATCAATGGAAGCAGTTTAAGTTTAATGTACATATGAGAAACAAAAGTGCAGGGCACATACCCGAGTCCCGACGCTTGAAACGTTGAGGTGGGTCACGGTTCCTCCTCTTGTCTCTAAAACGAACTCTCACCACATGAGAATGAATAGCACAGGACACACAGTAAAGCATCTTGGCGTACAATTTAGGAAAAGTGTATCCTACACATAAAGAATCAATCACccacccaaaatcaaaatcaatctaTAAATCACAGTAAACACCCAAAATcaatccaaaaaacaaaaaaaatcatttccaaaAAACACATACCATCATAGACACAAGCTTCCTGAACATCTCTAACAGCAGCTTGTTCAACGATGTTCCTCACCAAAAATCTCTTGATTGCCTTATCCTATtccaaatcaccaccaccaccacaaaaaaCAACTACTGAATCAGAAAATCTACATCCATTCATATCATATcccaagaaaaaatcaaatcaaatctgtgaaaatgaaatcaattagTTACCACAGTTTGAACAACGGATGAAGTTAACATGACCACGGCCATGTTTGTTACGACCACCATTCCTTCACTTAAACGTCTacagaaatcaaaacaaaatcaccaGAAATTCAAAATCATAAACTTGTATAAATCAACATCTATCATGAAGATTGAAACATGATTTAGGGTTTATTTGATTGAAAGAGGGACTTACCATGTTGTGATTTGCAgccgcttcttcttcttcctctgaaGCTCAACTTGAGAAATCTCTCCGAATCGAAGAAGAAAGATAGGGTTTTTCCGTTTTATACGATGAAAATTTGGATGACACGTAACAAGCTACGTGTTTCAGTTTCAGCAGGGTATGAAATTACGGGTtacgggccaacccgcgggtttcacggtacgggccgggttaacccgtttcttcacaagccactaattgtacaacccgcgcccgtcttgtttagttaccatccgggacgggtgcgggttttcacgggacgggacgggccaacccgcgggttttggcttggtttgccagctctattgCGCAATGTTAGGAATCGGTTTTTATATGTGTATCGATTAAACGGACTGTACACCTTGAACTCAAAAATATGCATTTAATTTCATTGTTGTTTGTCGCTTATCTCCGTAATCTCGAGGACAGGGACAACAAGGGAAAGTAACATAGGTAAGACGAAAATAAATATAATaagaaaattgattttgattttcctaATTGTTTTGAACCCCGTCGAACGAACGTCAAAAATTTTAATTCTTCTTATTGAAAGGCATCGGGAAAAAAGCCAGATGGATCTGCTTCAATGATTCACCACCTTAAGCGGATCAACCAACACAATAAGAATATCATTCTGCTACACCTACTAAAGAAGACGAAGGAAATGGAGAAGAAAGTGGTTGTAaagaagttaatgaagaacaaattTGTGACGAGGAAGGttatgaagaggaaagtgagaaggaagttgatgaagaaaaaaGTGAGAAGAATGTTGCTGAAAAAGGAGGAAAAGTATGATGAGGAGAAGCTCAAGAACAAGGTAAGAATGATGGTccgaagaagaaaaaagatgatcatgttcCCGAACTGCTGAAGATGTTTCCTCGCGGCCAAACTGATCTCATTTACGGGATACCCGGTGACGGAGGACGGGTGTTATGGGGGTATAAAGAAATTTTCTATGCTGTCGTCTATCATACCATAATAACTACCTAAACCTAATGCTATATAAGATAAGAATTATTGTTTGTTTAGTGTTTTAATTGTTGTCTAtcatatttattttgttttaatggaTCACAAGGATGTCGTTCATCGTATGAAGCCAAGAATGTTAGTTAGTATGACAGGAATGTCAGCGAGTATGATGAATAATTGTCCATAGGAAGCACCCAAATCATCTGCATGAGAAGTACATAAAGTAATCGATCTAGTCAAATCTACGAGTTTGTTAAATGCGGTTGACAATATGGTTCTTTGTTATGACAAACCCCTTGTTTCCGCCTTCGACGGAAGATTTTAAGGGAAAACGAATACTTTCCATCTTCCAGTTGTCTAAAAtacgataactccaaatgatgcaaACTTGCATTAGCGGGCTAAGAAAATAAGGTAAAGACGTGAAGCACAAACACTATGCGTAGGAGCTTGAGTAGTACATTTCTCCGAGTACCGACAAGATTTACGTGTTCACCAAGAATATGTTCCAATAGGATGAGACAAAGACCAAGTCAATGATGCTAGTAGGTAAAGCAAAGAAGGGGATATTCCATCTCGCATGCTTGAGGAATAACTTCATGGGAATAAAGAAGCTTCGTGCACAAGGAAAAGTGGTGACCAAGGAACGTATCTTCAAATGAATCATATTAGAGGGAATATGGCTCTTGCGCATGCGCGGATATATTTTCACTTCCCAATATTTTCTATAAGGGATTTTGAGAATAGGTAATAGGGCGGATACTATTATGGAAATAGGTACAACTTCAATAGTAAGTTGAAAACCCAAGATGAGTAATATCTGAAGTTGAGAAGCGAGTTGGAAAACTTGACGAGGAAAAATGTTATCTTTCACCCTCACAATAAGGATTTATCTAAATAAAAGAAGGTTCGTTGCGCTGAGCAAGAATATTATTTTAGGACTTTGTTTCACCAAAGAGAATATATAATGTACCACCCGAAGAGATTTGCGAGACAATGCGTATACGTGCAAAAAATCCATGTGGAGGAGAACAAAGAAGTTTAAAATCGATATCAAGAAAAGTGAATCAATTGATAATGATACTGAGGTTGTTAAAGACCCTTACCCGCATCTGAATACGAGGATGACATAAGGTACAAAAACATGACATGGATGTTCGTTCATAAACAGATGATCAGGAAATTTCGTGTTATATGCCATGGTACCTCAACATTTCGCAcactcgagtgatacgagtagatgagatCGAAAAAATTTAGTACAAAGATACAACTCTCGAATACCTGGTGTTGTTTCTCAATCATGGTTTTGTTAGTGGTTTTAGTTATTTAAAATGGGAACATAGAAAACGAGTCGGGCATTTAATAACCGAAGCAATGCTAGATATCAGGGAATGAGAGAATGTTTAGGCCAATGAAAATATGATTAATAAATTGAACAATCTCGAAGATTTAGATGCGGGTGCAAAGTTTGGGGAACCAGGATGGAGAAGACAAAAAAAATAGGAGGAACGTCGCCGCAAAAAGGAAGTCCCAAAGTGAATCGAGCAGCGCCCAACCTGCTAGACGAGGACGTGGTCATGGTGGGGATGTTGatgttgatgaagatgataatgaattAAAGGGTTTTTTGTTTTCCAAACTTATTTCTTTAACTATTGATAATTATGGAGTTAAAACTtttgtcttaaacttattgtcgaattatgtttgaCTATGTtttctagtttatgaatgactgaaTCTGGTTTGTTTGAAAATTTATTGTGTTTTCCTAATACGCAAAAAATAACCAACTACAATTTTTGTACAAAAAACGTGGGATtctgatagttttttttttgttagaatgggTTTACGTTGACCCACATAAAATCTGATTCTACCAGTTCTCCATGGGTACAGTTTCATAATCGGTTTTAGAAGTGCACCATATAGACTAATTCTGGGAATTTCATTCACTTGTTTTGTAAGAATACATAATAGGTTTATGTAGGTATAGTTAAAGACCAattctgaaaaagaaaaagaaatcccaAATTTTTGACAACCTTCAGAATCGGCCAATGTGGACATCCCACGTAATCAAATTCTTTTAAGGAAAAGTGACACTTtttatgtatcttttttttttcttccaataatCAGATTTCATATGCAATATTAAAAACAGATTGTAGCGAGGAAGATATTATATGATTTTGCAAGGCCAAAGTCGGTCTATATGGACATTTCTAAAATCCGATTGTGTGAATAGATTTCGAAAATAATTGTCGTTGAGTCTTTAATTATCAACATAATACAATCTATTTAAGCACTCCCACATCATACCTTGACCCTGGAAAAATGGAATGAGATACGGAAGATGACATACGTACAGCTCGTAAAATTGTTCATTCCCGCCTTCCATAAACGTCTGGAGGAATTATATTCAATGTTTTAGAAGTGAGTCAAAGAGTTTTATTATGAGCGCACCATGAATCCAAATAATCGTAAATGGAGAGACTTAGATTTTTTTATTCCAATACATAAAAAGATCGATAcgagagtatgttaaagttaACAAAATGGTGAACGAccatcatccacaagctcctcCACTTGGAAAAGTGAGGAATCTGACATATTGATACCTATATTATCGTTTTATCTTCGCATACAACATTGAATAATTGATTTAATTGCTGCTAGAACGATTCAATAGCCTATAGAAAATTCCTAATGGGGAAAAGAAGTCCACCTACCATAAGGAATATGTGTTGTTGTACCGTCATGCTCGGAGATTCATCGACGATATATTTATATGCCACATTTAAGATCTCAGATACTGAATTGTCCCAAATATGTAATGTGCTAATTACCTAAACTATGTATCGAATATTTTGTTTCTAAAAGCATGGCATAATCAGATTATGTGGACACTTAAAAACTATGAGTCTTAGAATCGGTTATGTGACCATTATAAAACATCGTTTTTGGGTTTTCTTTGTCGACTGGAAAAACTCAACCCCAGAACCAGTTTATCTTTACACTATCAAAGACCGATTCTTGGTTCtctttatcatttgaaaatactcaacacaaaatcggtttatgtgtatattaacatcaaccgattctgtttttttgtaaaaaaatcaaaaaatttcatttttttttatgatgaATTAACGGATGCTGATTTCTTGGTTAACTTAATTAAATATCACTGAATCACTCAAACTAACACTAATCAACCACTCAAACTAACACTAATCAACCAGGAACAATTTAACCATTATATAAAATAATTGGATAAGAAATAATCCATCTTACTTCAAAGTATGGCTCGAAATAATTTGCATAGGCCCTAACCTAAGCGGGTAAAATATAAATCTTAAAAGAAGTCTACTACACTAGCAAATTTATGCAGCTAGGAAAAAAGAGGAATATAAAATCCCCCAATTTATAAGGACATGTTTGAAAATTAGGTCTCTATTATAATCACCCAACAAATTTAGATTTGTTCCATAATAACATCTACAACACAGAGATTCTAATGGTGCCATCATTTAcccgatttgattttttttttattttaagcatcaACTTCTATCAAGAAAAAGAGTTATACAAAATGTACCAAGGAACAAAAGTTCCGAATGATCGAAGATCAACATAACAAAAGCTACTATACAAAAGAAGCAATAAAGTCAGGTTGGTTGTTATTGAAATAGGCTACCCCAGCTAAACATAGCCGTAGAGAACGAAAAAGTAATATATGGTGAGAGAATTTTAGTAAATAAACTTTTTTTCTAGCAAAATCCGGTGAGTAGTTAAAATCGAGGTTGAAAATTTTCTAGCTCATTATATTTAAAATAATAGATTATACTCCCTTCATTTCAGGAAAAATATACTTTTATTTTGTATAATTTGGCCTATTTTttcggaaaa containing:
- the LOC113344258 gene encoding pre-mRNA-splicing factor CLF1-like is translated as MRNKCINHARNVWERAIRLLPMTDQLWYKYIHLEEKLGNVAGVRQIFERWIDWMTPDLAEEKRYWQRYICFWINYALYEELDAQDMDRTREVYMKCLKLIPHKRFSFAKIWLMAAQFEIRQKNLTAARKILGNAIGVAPKDKIFKKYIEIEFQLGNMDRCRTLYAKYLDWAPENCCAWIKFAKFDMSLGETERTRAIFELATKQLHLDKPELLWKAYIDFEISERKFANAGALYEKLLIRSTHYKVWESYANFEAFTPIEKEDENHGEEGSGNLLEQKKQRLDKAREILERALKHYRENAPELKEERALLLEEWLSMESEFGSIGDTSLVQKKLPKKLKKRKEISSDGDPTAYEEYYEYTFSEETSEPYLKILEAAHKWKRQKADPS